One window of the Syngnathus typhle isolate RoL2023-S1 ecotype Sweden linkage group LG21, RoL_Styp_1.0, whole genome shotgun sequence genome contains the following:
- the lum gene encoding lumican, with translation MFLLRVHLLAALVCLALGQYDDDYVSPAFLGPSTSNCDRECECPVNFPTAMYCDSRKLKAVPMVPSGIKYLYLQNNEIEEIKSGVFDNVTSELRWLVLDNNQITNGKIAAGTIDKLTALEKLLFSHNLLTEPVVPPSKALEELKLTHNKLKKFPSGLLNDKENLTSVNVQHNELTSDAIAGAFKGSKGLLSLDVSHNKLKKLPAGMPASLEILYADYNDIDSISSGYLGKVPSLRYLRVSHNKLVDSGIPAGAFNVTSLLELDLSFNKLQSIPDINEQLEQLYLQANEINKFDLSSFCKYVTTVNYSHLKHLRLDANNITAHAMPPETSNCLRVASDILFE, from the exons ATGTTTCTTCTCCGTGTACACCTGTTGGCAGCGCTTGTGTGCCTGGCACTAGGCCAGTATGACGACGACTATGTGTCACCCGCCTTCTTAGGACCCTCAACCTCAAACTGCGACCGCGAGTGCGAATGTCCCGTCAATTTCCCGACCGCCATGTATTGTGACAGCCGCAAGCTCAAAGCTGTGCCGATGGTTCCTTCAGGAATCAAGTACCTGTACCTCCAGAATAACGAGATCGAAGAAATAAAGTCTGGCGTGTTTGATAACGTCACCTCCGAACTGCGGTGGCTGGTCCTCGATAACAACCAGATCACCAACGGGAAGATTGCAGCAGGTACCATCGACAAACTGACCGCCCTGGAGAAACTCTTATTCAGCCACAACCTTCTCACTGAGCCAGTGGTCCCTCCTTCCAAGGCTCTCGAAGAGCTCAAGTTGACGCACAACAAATTGAAAAAGTTCCCTTCTGGTCTCCTGAACGACAAGGAAAATCTGACCTCTGTCAACGTACAACACAATGAGCTCACCTCTGATGCCATCGCCGGCGCGTTCAAAGGGTCCAAGGGACTGCTGTCCCTTGACGTGAGCCACAACAAGTTAAAGAAGCTGCCCGCTGGTATGCCAGCCTCACTGGAGATCCTATATGCTGACTACAACGATATTGACAGCATTAGCTCAGGCTACCTGGGTAAGGTGCCGAGTCTGCGTTATCTGAGGGTGTCTCACAACAAGCTGGTTGACTCCGGAATCCCAGCGGGTGCGTTCAACGTAACATCACTGCTGGAGCTGGACCTGTCTTTCAACAAGCTGCAGAGCATTCCTGATATCAACGAACAGCTGGAGCAACTGTACCTCCAAGCTAATGAGATCAACA AGTTTGATTTGTCAAGTTTCTGCAAATACGTCACCACCGTCAATTATTCCCACCTGAAGCATCTGCGCCTGGATGCCAACAACATCACAGCCCACGCCATGCCCCCTGAAACCTCCAACTGCTTGCGCGTGGCCTCCGACATCCTGTTTGAATAA
- the epyc gene encoding epiphycan isoform X1 yields the protein MMKTLVRLVVGLLVLEAVAANPRFSRQADLDSYDDGNYDVDDVNSENQEYDYEDGPTIEDPEIEIGTLAPPDYNYPMPEASLEEQEEEEEELPIKPQLIPQGSGGSGVLMGPDTQKEVELRLTANDILHVSGDFGGSVGSGALGASGVSGSGGSGDPLVSGASGGSGDIIFISGASEEILSSSGGSGEFLVSGDVDFLISGDLYGSGEVSGSGDLLMSGEILGSGDFLISSHLSGSGDLLISGDLSGSGDLLISGDLSGSGDLLISGDTMGSTASGASGDFVSGDSGILIELGSSGSGLELPLVSGGSGDQIGSGFSGDLLISGASGGSGGSGDTDEPGESGITLLPGEVELPLIPTTIPQEASGTSGDFSGVSGTSGDLGVSGDIDVSGTSGVSASGEPKEPDIILIPDIDKEEGLLPTQETPQEGTGGVETTLGSGLPEPKEPEEPEVDTKGMPTCLLCTCLGGSVYCDDLKLDSVPPLPKDTTHFYARYNRITKINKSDFASMNKLKRIDLTANAISSIESRAFMGLPELEELVIRENHISQMPVLPETMTLIDASHNNIESKGIPKEAFKDMTGLLYLYLTDNEIDYIPVPLPDSLRSLHLQRNNIQSMHEDTFCNLHDFNYIRNALEDIRLDGNPVNLSRTPQAYVCLPRIPVGDLI from the exons ATGATGAAGACGCTCGTACGACTGGTAGTGGGACTGCTCGTCCTCGAAGCGGTGGCGGCCAATCCCCGGTTCTCTCGGCAAGCCGACCTGGACTCATATGACGACGGCAACTACGATGTGGACGACGTTAACTCGGAAAATCAGGAGTATGACTATGAGGACGGGCCGACCATCGAGGATCCCGAG ATAGAGATTGGCACCCTGGCTCCACCTGACTACAACTACCCAATGCCCGAGGCCTCgttggaggagcaggaggaggaggaggaggagttgcCAATAAAGCCCCAGCTCATCCCTCAGGGCTCAGGGGGGTCCGGTGTTCTCATGGGCCCAGACACACAGAAAG AGGTGGAGCTGCGTCTGACGGCCAATGACATCCTTCATGTCTCCGGGGATTTTGGGGGCTCAGTGGGGTCCGGTGCCTTGGGAGCCTCTGGGGTTTCTGGGTCAGGAGGCTCAGGAGACCCACTGGTCTCTGGTGCCTCCGGGGGTTCTGGTGATATTATCTTCATCTCTGGGGCTTCTGAGGAGATTCTCAGCAGCTCTGGAGGATCAGGGGAGTTCTTGGTGTCCGGGGATGTGGATTTCTTGATATCAGGGGATCTCTATGGATCTGGGGAGGTCTCCGGATCTGGAGACCTCCTGATGTCTGGGGAAATCCTAGGATCAGGGGATTTCTTAATATCCAGTCATCTTTCTGGGTCCGGGGATCTCTTGATATCTGGAGATCTATCAGGATCTGGAGATCTCTTGATATCTGGAGATCTATCAGGATCTGGAGATCTCTTGATATCTGGGGATACCATGGGATCCACAGCTTCTGGAGCCTCTGGAGATTTTGTCTCTGGAGATTCTGGAATTCTAATAGAATTGGGATCAAGCGGGTCTGGGCTTGAACTCCCTCTGGTCTCTGGAGGGTCTGGAGACCAAATTGGTTCTGGGTTCTCGGGAGATCTCCTGATCTCAGGTGCCTCTGGAGGCTCTGGGGGTTCTGGGGACACAGATGAGCCTGGGGAGTCAGGGATAACATTATTGCCTGGAG AGGTGGAACTCCCTCTCATTCCTACAACTATCCCACAAGAGGCATCGGGTACTTCTGGAGATTTCTCAGGAGTTTCAGGAACCTCAGGGGACCTTGGAGTCTCTGGAGACATAGATGTCTCTGGAACTTCTGGTGTCTCTGCCTCTGGAGAACCCAAGGAGCCTGATATAATTCTGATTCCTGACATTGATAAAG AGGAGGGGCTGCTTCCGACACAAGAGACCCCTCAGGAGGGTACTGGTGGTGTAGAAACAACACTGGGCTCTGGGCTACCAGAGCCAAAGGAACCCGAAGAACCTGAGGTTGACACGAAAG GTATGCCCACTTGCTTGCTGTGCACATGCCTTGGTGGTTCAGTCTACTGTGATGACTTGAAACTGGATAGCGTACCACCTTTGCCCAAAGACACAACTCATTTCTATGCCCGCTACAACAGGATCACCAAGATCAACAAGTCTGACTTTGCCTCCATGA ACAAGCTGAAGAGGATCGACTTGACAGCCAATGCCATTTCGTCCATTGAAAGCAGGGCGTTTATGGGTCTGCCAGAGCTTGAGGAGCTGGTGATTCGAGAAAATCACATTTCACAGATGCCCGTCCTGCCGGAGACCATGACTCTGATTGATGCCAGCCACAATAACATTGAGTCCAAGGGTATTCCCAAGGAGGCTTTTAAG GACATGACCGGCTTGCTCTACCTGTACCTGACGGATAACGAAATAGACTACATCCCTGTGCCTCTTCCGGATAGTCTGCGATCCCTACATCTACAG CGTAACAACATTCAGTCAATGCACGAGGACACCTTCTGCAACCTGCACGACTTCAATTACATTCGCAATGCGCTGGAGGACATCCGCCTTGACGGCAACCCCGTCAACCTCAGCCGAACTCCGCAGGCATACGTTTGCCTGCCCCGCATCCCGGTCGGCGACCTCATCTAA
- the kera gene encoding keratocan: MELFLRLLCAMCLVGTVLSHDMPYEEQMAQIQACPQECRCPSNFPRAVYCDNKGLTRIPPIPPFTWYLYLQNNQIQEVTADALRNATQLRWVNLSRNKITSEGVEKDTLDAMTHLEHLYMDDNLLSWVPFPLPASLEHLSLSRNRISKIPDGVFFGLDKLTLLDLQGNKLMDDAVTEVSLKGLNNLVQINLAKNQLSSMPLGLPPTTTQLFLDGNNIDKIPTGYFKGLPKVAFLRLNHNKLGSSGVPNNVFNISSILDLQLSHNLLTEVPLIPPGLEQLYLDHNNIKTVSGSNVCPMDIDTVGANDSVPRLRFLRLDGNNIEPPIPRDVILCFRLLRSIVI, translated from the exons ATGGAACTCTTTCTGAGGCTTCTCTGTGCCATGTGCCTGGTTGGGACAGTCCTGAGCCACGACATGCCTTACGAGGAACAAATGGCCCAAATTCAAGCGTGCCCTCAAGAATGCCGCTGCCCTTCCAACTTCCCCCGTGCCGTCTACTGTGACAATAAAGGTCTGACGAGAATCCCCCCAATCCCCCCATTCACCTGGTACCTCTACCTGCAGAATAATCAAATTCAAGAGGTTACGGCCGACGCCCTTCGCAACGCTACCCAGCTGCGTTGGGTGAATCTGAGTCGCAACAAAATAACCAGCGAGGGAGTGGAAAAAGACACCCTGGACGCAATGACACACCTAGAACACCTCTACATGGATGACAATCTCTTATCCTGGGTGCCGTTTCCTCTTCCGGCCAGCCTGGAGCACTTGAGTCTTTCTCGCAATCGGATCTCGAAGATCCCTGACGGGGTCTTCTTTGGCTTGGATAAGCTGACCCTCTTAGACCTGCAGGGGAATAAGCTGATGGATGATGCCGTGACTGAGGTCAGCCTGAAGGGTCTTAACAACCTGGTGCAGATCAACCTTGCCAAGAACCAGTTGAGCAGTATGCCTCTTGGCCTTCCCCCCACCACCACTCAGCTCTTCCTTGATGGCAACAACATCGACAAAATCCCCACAGGCTACTTCAAAGGTTTGCCCAAGGTGGCTTTCCTGAGGCTAAACCACAACAAGCTTGGAAGTAGTGGTGTTCCTAACAACGTGTTCAACATCTCCAGCATCCTGGACCTGCAGCTGTCGCACAACCTGCTCACTGAGGTTCCCCTGATCCCCCCAGGCCTTGAACAGCTCTACCTGGACCACAACAACATTAAAA CCGTGAGTGGCTCCAACGTCTGCCCCATGGACATTGATACCGTGGGTGCTAATGATAGCGTGCCACGACTGCGCTTCCTCCGACTGGATGGCAACAATATCGAACCGCCGATCCCCAGGGATGTCATTCTCTGCTTCCGTCTCCTTAGGTCCATTGTCATCTAA
- the epyc gene encoding epiphycan isoform X2, which produces MMKTLVRLVVGLLVLEAVAANPRFSRQADLDSYDDGNYDVDDVNSENQEYDYEDGPTIEDPEIEIGTLAPPDYNYPMPEASLEEQEEEEEELPIKPQLIPQGSGGSGVLMGPDTQKGMPTCLLCTCLGGSVYCDDLKLDSVPPLPKDTTHFYARYNRITKINKSDFASMNKLKRIDLTANAISSIESRAFMGLPELEELVIRENHISQMPVLPETMTLIDASHNNIESKGIPKEAFKDMTGLLYLYLTDNEIDYIPVPLPDSLRSLHLQRNNIQSMHEDTFCNLHDFNYIRNALEDIRLDGNPVNLSRTPQAYVCLPRIPVGDLI; this is translated from the exons ATGATGAAGACGCTCGTACGACTGGTAGTGGGACTGCTCGTCCTCGAAGCGGTGGCGGCCAATCCCCGGTTCTCTCGGCAAGCCGACCTGGACTCATATGACGACGGCAACTACGATGTGGACGACGTTAACTCGGAAAATCAGGAGTATGACTATGAGGACGGGCCGACCATCGAGGATCCCGAG ATAGAGATTGGCACCCTGGCTCCACCTGACTACAACTACCCAATGCCCGAGGCCTCgttggaggagcaggaggaggaggaggaggagttgcCAATAAAGCCCCAGCTCATCCCTCAGGGCTCAGGGGGGTCCGGTGTTCTCATGGGCCCAGACACACAGAAAG GTATGCCCACTTGCTTGCTGTGCACATGCCTTGGTGGTTCAGTCTACTGTGATGACTTGAAACTGGATAGCGTACCACCTTTGCCCAAAGACACAACTCATTTCTATGCCCGCTACAACAGGATCACCAAGATCAACAAGTCTGACTTTGCCTCCATGA ACAAGCTGAAGAGGATCGACTTGACAGCCAATGCCATTTCGTCCATTGAAAGCAGGGCGTTTATGGGTCTGCCAGAGCTTGAGGAGCTGGTGATTCGAGAAAATCACATTTCACAGATGCCCGTCCTGCCGGAGACCATGACTCTGATTGATGCCAGCCACAATAACATTGAGTCCAAGGGTATTCCCAAGGAGGCTTTTAAG GACATGACCGGCTTGCTCTACCTGTACCTGACGGATAACGAAATAGACTACATCCCTGTGCCTCTTCCGGATAGTCTGCGATCCCTACATCTACAG CGTAACAACATTCAGTCAATGCACGAGGACACCTTCTGCAACCTGCACGACTTCAATTACATTCGCAATGCGCTGGAGGACATCCGCCTTGACGGCAACCCCGTCAACCTCAGCCGAACTCCGCAGGCATACGTTTGCCTGCCCCGCATCCCGGTCGGCGACCTCATCTAA